A region from the Mycolicibacterium phlei genome encodes:
- a CDS encoding helicase-related protein translates to MADLTEQYRFRDGIVDELIKDLVGPADGPNEVITDRPLDRYIAGVLWPADDVLQEAPEPDSGEADNDGVEDSPISQALMRYPTSIGITFSVDTARASSVQIAVEAAKYLPSGVSTEADGEESSGSEGPSRRKQSPKPKDWTRNQLNIDPIDWAINTPGARKIDVAPGLQLYVYTRAPRNGRVAVSVAIRNTQVPRRGALRDEYAWFQVGLEVRSPEQAIVDRSSYGVLSEDDSDLRSAALLYRNARVFAIGHGCAATWDHAGTSPHVSRVKTTFIPRQEVYRAKPGGVSSDVDLRMSFLRKATDSQLAENLGRLVAEYREWIDSLNNSVQNGHADVVGGLKAVAEEHVAHARKAAERMQNGVDLIVSDPDVGRAFRLANAAMQMQRARQDWVRGGAVGTPDDGAEQSWRPFQIAYILLNLPGLADPDHEDRDIADLLWFPTGGGKTEAYLGLVAFTILHRRIKDPDALGVAVIMRYTLRLLTIQQFERATMLLCSLERLRQRENDLGHRPFSIGLWVGQGATPNDLSEARRSLIAIADGRELNEKNPVQLTQCPWCGQDLNEKHYTIDKAPNERLRIACGNSSCEFRDGLPAYVVDQDIYRVRPELLLGTVDKFAQMAWNDKVRSLFARDGIGSPPSLIIQDELHLISGPLGSIVGLYEAAIDAACGQLTAEGVICGRPKVIASTATIRRADRQIRAVFNRRAEQFPPPGIDPDQSFFAEPAGREEHGTREYVGVMAPGTSHATLMVRVYAAILQAAKDLPGTDEIRDPYWTLLGYFNSLRVLGSANLQVEGDVRDRLQLVARRKGKEPRDVRPPVELTSRVPSAEIPRTLKSLEKDLSSGAANDVVLATNMISVGVDIDRLGLMTVMGQPQSSAEYIQATSRVGRRYPGLVITIFNAARSRDRSHYENFIPYHQALYRAVEATSATPFAARARDRGLHGVLVSLARLLVDDLAANGNAYRIRDRYDEITQIAEILAHRAQAIVADPEEAADTERQLGELLEIWADAAESHPDLQYRNNRDLDDSLLIPSDVALTKDVEYSTREIPWPTLQSMRDVDAESTLYQISAKRMS, encoded by the coding sequence ATGGCGGATCTTACTGAGCAGTACCGGTTTCGCGACGGGATCGTCGATGAGCTGATCAAGGATCTCGTTGGACCTGCCGACGGCCCGAACGAGGTCATCACCGATCGGCCGCTGGACAGGTACATCGCCGGAGTCCTCTGGCCCGCAGACGATGTGCTTCAGGAGGCGCCCGAGCCTGACAGCGGCGAAGCCGACAACGACGGCGTTGAGGACAGCCCTATCTCGCAGGCGTTGATGCGTTACCCGACCTCAATCGGGATCACATTCTCTGTAGACACAGCACGGGCATCGTCAGTGCAGATCGCTGTCGAGGCGGCCAAGTATTTGCCCTCGGGTGTAAGCACCGAAGCCGACGGCGAGGAGTCCTCCGGTTCGGAGGGCCCTTCGCGGCGGAAGCAGTCCCCGAAACCGAAAGACTGGACCCGCAACCAGTTGAACATAGACCCCATCGACTGGGCCATCAACACCCCCGGCGCCAGGAAGATCGATGTCGCACCCGGCCTTCAGCTGTACGTATACACGCGCGCGCCGAGGAACGGCCGCGTCGCGGTGTCAGTCGCGATACGCAATACACAGGTGCCGCGCAGAGGTGCTCTCCGCGACGAATACGCCTGGTTCCAAGTCGGTTTGGAGGTGCGTTCGCCCGAGCAGGCCATTGTCGACCGATCGTCCTACGGGGTCCTGAGCGAGGATGACTCAGACCTGCGCTCGGCCGCACTGCTATATCGCAACGCCCGGGTCTTCGCGATCGGACACGGCTGCGCCGCCACCTGGGACCACGCCGGGACGTCGCCCCACGTCAGCCGGGTGAAGACAACATTCATTCCCCGGCAGGAGGTCTACAGGGCGAAGCCGGGCGGGGTCAGCTCCGATGTCGATCTTCGGATGTCGTTCCTTCGCAAAGCCACCGATTCGCAGCTGGCGGAGAACCTCGGCCGTCTGGTCGCTGAGTACCGCGAGTGGATCGACAGTCTGAACAACAGCGTTCAGAACGGCCACGCGGACGTGGTGGGAGGCTTGAAGGCCGTCGCCGAGGAGCATGTGGCACACGCCCGTAAAGCAGCCGAGAGGATGCAGAACGGCGTTGATCTCATCGTCTCGGATCCGGATGTCGGACGTGCATTCCGTCTCGCCAACGCCGCGATGCAGATGCAGCGTGCCCGTCAGGACTGGGTCCGTGGCGGTGCGGTAGGCACACCTGACGACGGCGCCGAGCAGAGCTGGCGGCCGTTCCAGATCGCGTACATCCTGCTGAATCTGCCGGGTCTCGCCGACCCCGATCACGAGGATCGGGACATCGCAGATCTTCTGTGGTTTCCCACCGGCGGCGGTAAGACCGAGGCCTATCTCGGGCTTGTCGCATTCACGATCCTGCACCGCAGGATCAAGGATCCAGACGCGCTCGGCGTGGCTGTCATCATGCGCTACACCCTGCGACTGCTGACGATTCAGCAGTTCGAACGCGCCACCATGCTGCTCTGCTCCCTCGAGCGGTTGCGCCAGCGCGAGAACGATCTGGGACACCGTCCCTTCTCCATCGGTCTGTGGGTTGGTCAGGGGGCCACACCGAACGACCTGTCTGAAGCCCGGAGGTCGCTCATCGCCATCGCCGACGGCCGAGAACTCAACGAGAAGAACCCTGTTCAGCTGACCCAGTGTCCCTGGTGCGGACAGGATCTGAATGAGAAGCACTACACCATAGACAAGGCGCCGAACGAGCGACTGAGAATCGCCTGCGGGAACAGTTCGTGTGAGTTTCGCGACGGTCTACCCGCCTACGTCGTCGATCAGGACATCTATCGAGTCCGACCGGAGCTGCTACTCGGCACCGTCGACAAGTTCGCGCAGATGGCCTGGAACGACAAGGTTCGCAGCCTGTTCGCACGCGACGGTATAGGAAGTCCGCCCTCGCTGATCATCCAGGACGAACTACATCTCATCTCGGGTCCGCTCGGTTCGATCGTCGGTCTGTACGAGGCCGCGATCGACGCCGCCTGCGGTCAGCTGACGGCTGAAGGAGTGATCTGTGGTCGTCCCAAGGTGATCGCCTCGACAGCGACGATCCGGCGTGCCGACCGCCAGATTCGTGCGGTCTTCAACCGGCGAGCCGAACAGTTCCCGCCTCCCGGAATTGATCCCGATCAGTCGTTCTTCGCCGAGCCCGCCGGTCGGGAGGAGCACGGCACGCGTGAGTATGTCGGTGTCATGGCGCCGGGAACCAGCCATGCCACTCTCATGGTCCGTGTCTATGCCGCGATACTGCAGGCGGCCAAAGACCTGCCGGGCACCGACGAGATCAGGGATCCGTACTGGACGCTCCTGGGTTACTTCAACAGCCTTCGGGTGCTCGGCAGCGCGAATCTTCAGGTGGAGGGCGACGTTCGAGACAGACTCCAGCTGGTTGCTCGGCGCAAAGGGAAAGAGCCACGTGATGTGAGGCCTCCGGTGGAGCTGACGAGTCGGGTTCCCTCCGCAGAGATCCCCCGGACTTTGAAGAGCCTCGAGAAGGACCTGTCGTCAGGGGCGGCCAATGACGTGGTCCTGGCCACCAACATGATCTCCGTGGGTGTCGACATCGACAGGCTCGGTCTGATGACGGTCATGGGGCAGCCACAGTCGAGCGCGGAGTACATCCAGGCCACCAGCCGCGTGGGACGTCGGTATCCCGGGTTGGTCATCACCATTTTCAACGCCGCGCGTTCACGTGACAGGTCGCACTACGAGAACTTCATCCCCTATCACCAGGCCTTGTACCGGGCGGTGGAGGCGACCAGTGCGACACCGTTCGCGGCTCGCGCCCGTGACCGTGGACTTCACGGTGTGCTCGTGTCGTTGGCCAGGCTTCTGGTCGATGATCTCGCCGCCAACGGGAATGCGTACCGGATCCGGGACCGATATGACGAGATCACGCAGATCGCGGAGATTCTGGCGCACCGGGCGCAAGCGATTGTGGCGGATCCGGAGGAGGCTGCAGACACCGAGAGGCAGCTCGGCGAACTTCTCGAGATCTGGGCTGACGCCGCTGAATCCCACCCCGACCTGCAGTACCGGAACAACCGTGATCTCGATGACTCGCTGTTGATCCCGTCCGACGTCGCACTGACGAAGGACGTCGAGTACTCCACTCGAGAGATCCCGTGGCCGACGTTGCAGAGCATGCGCGATGTCGACGCGGAGAGCACCCTGTACCAGATTTCTGCGAAGAGGATGTCCTGA
- the drmB gene encoding DUF1998 domain-containing protein, with amino-acid sequence MNTAKARRTQLLSTYGVGGLFPAESTSFMVAGLHVWRTERAEQISEPRLARALGVTELKAPPAGGKRDVPVIRFPYTQVCPKCRRIGSLKDLSKDAGEAKCKDDGVDLSPFRLIAACRRGHVSEFPVYWWLHNGQKDRIRSQEHVMKLNVLGRTSSLGDLVLECTCGVEKRSLEGAIGAGSLNDFGKCSGMRPWLGPDAAEPCTEYMRAVQRGASNVWFPAVRSSISIPPYSEALAKFVDKHWEMVKDPAAVIPPVLSGLAAMSKGRFTVDQIEREIERRRGEEEDDDEISEAKLRADEYRALLEGREEESLDSDFVCLRRDVPDGFESLMSDVRKVTRLREVRALQGFTRLDGAPDPSGPGQKLCALAPTHLHWLPAIEVIGEGIFLAFRRDALADWAASEFTKKRLAILQKAADRAAAEYQRASAPVDIIKVAIHTLSHILIDQLSLDAGYPAAALRERLFVDDKMAGLLVYTASSDSAGSLGGVASMAETELLGAALREGLQRLSWCSSDPVCIESTGSGTDGLNLAACHACVLAPETSCEMNNSFLDRALLFGTHDEGCEEAGLFSEFIEKAL; translated from the coding sequence ATGAACACTGCGAAGGCCCGTCGGACCCAGCTGCTGAGTACCTACGGGGTGGGTGGACTCTTCCCGGCTGAATCGACCAGCTTCATGGTCGCCGGCCTCCATGTGTGGAGAACTGAGAGAGCCGAACAGATCTCAGAACCGCGACTGGCCAGAGCGCTTGGTGTTACAGAGCTGAAGGCACCGCCGGCCGGGGGTAAGCGCGATGTCCCCGTAATCCGGTTCCCCTACACGCAGGTGTGTCCCAAATGTCGACGCATCGGGTCACTCAAGGACCTCTCGAAGGACGCCGGTGAGGCGAAATGCAAGGACGACGGTGTTGATCTCAGCCCGTTCAGGTTGATCGCGGCGTGCCGACGAGGACACGTCAGCGAGTTCCCCGTCTACTGGTGGCTGCACAACGGACAGAAGGACAGGATCCGAAGTCAGGAGCACGTGATGAAGCTCAACGTGCTCGGACGGACCTCCTCACTCGGTGACCTCGTCCTCGAGTGCACATGCGGAGTGGAGAAACGCAGCCTCGAGGGGGCGATCGGTGCGGGATCTCTAAACGACTTCGGCAAGTGCAGCGGGATGCGGCCGTGGCTCGGACCGGATGCGGCGGAGCCCTGTACTGAGTACATGCGCGCCGTCCAACGTGGTGCCTCGAACGTCTGGTTCCCCGCCGTCCGATCGTCGATCTCCATACCCCCGTACTCGGAGGCTCTGGCGAAGTTCGTGGACAAACACTGGGAAATGGTGAAGGACCCGGCTGCCGTCATCCCCCCTGTTCTGTCGGGCCTCGCTGCGATGTCGAAGGGACGGTTCACCGTCGATCAGATCGAACGCGAGATCGAACGCCGGCGCGGCGAGGAGGAGGACGACGACGAGATCTCGGAGGCCAAGCTGCGCGCCGACGAATACCGGGCACTGCTCGAGGGGCGTGAAGAGGAGAGCCTCGACTCGGACTTCGTCTGCCTGCGCCGCGACGTTCCGGATGGCTTTGAATCCCTGATGTCGGATGTGCGGAAGGTGACCCGACTACGTGAGGTTCGCGCACTGCAGGGGTTCACTCGCCTCGACGGTGCCCCGGACCCGTCGGGGCCTGGGCAGAAGCTGTGTGCGCTGGCACCCACGCACCTGCACTGGCTCCCGGCCATCGAGGTGATCGGGGAGGGGATCTTCCTCGCGTTCCGACGCGATGCGCTCGCTGACTGGGCGGCATCCGAATTCACGAAGAAGCGATTGGCCATCCTGCAGAAGGCGGCCGACCGCGCAGCCGCGGAGTACCAACGCGCGTCTGCGCCGGTCGACATCATCAAGGTGGCGATCCACACGTTGTCGCACATCCTCATCGACCAGCTGTCCCTCGACGCCGGCTATCCGGCTGCGGCGTTGCGAGAACGCCTCTTCGTCGACGACAAGATGGCGGGACTGCTCGTCTACACCGCAAGCTCGGACTCCGCAGGAAGCCTCGGCGGTGTCGCCTCGATGGCGGAGACGGAGCTCCTCGGTGCCGCACTGCGGGAAGGCCTTCAGCGACTGTCCTGGTGCTCCTCCGATCCTGTGTGCATCGAGTCGACAGGTAGCGGTACCGACGGCCTCAACCTCGCCGCCTGCCATGCGTGCGTCCTCGCACCTGAGACGTCATGCGAGATGAACAACTCGTTCCTGGATCGAGCGTTGTTGTTCGGCACTCACGACGAGGGCTGTGAGGAAGCGGGGTTGTTCAGTGAGTTCATCGAGAAGGCCCTGTGA
- a CDS encoding helicase-related protein, producing MRDEEWLVTSAEQGADGWLVRVRGLSELVAETTAAFYSSLDEIEVQDPKQAKVVPDGSSGYRDARLWLEALLRKTPVPYGEQSLTVSTHMLADALVYQRAAVTKALDPQRIRPRILIADAVGLGKTLEIGMILSELVRRGRGERILIVTPKHVLEQMQHELWCRFALPFVRLDSTGIQKVRQKLPATRNPFTYFKRAIISIDTLKSPRYKAHLERQQWDAVVIDESHNVTNVGAQRSEVARVLAPNTEALILASATPHNGKNESFAELLRLLDPTAVHPDGSFTKEDVEPLLIRRHRYSPDVAAEVGGDWAERAEPVHLLVKPSAAEDAVASELSQTWLHPASGSSPYSGDTKALFGWTLAKAFLSSPAALAESIRQRRAKLDDKVPAQRAEITALDRLAELNEAALTERAGKFAALVDRLKQIGVGKGSEMRAVVFAERVATLTWLREHLPAALGLKDENIAMLHGGLSDVEQQEIVDDFKIETSSIRVLVTGDVASEGVNLHAQCHHLIHYDIPWSLIRIEQRNGRIDRYGQKHPPVISSLILEPSDPEFSGDLRVLSRLLERENQAHETLGDVASLMGKHSVSEEEDAIRDVLAKGADFNKTVRTADEVAADDDLDAFFAEFDTTEETTPPLPPSPRQSLYPDDLTFLDEALHAAFHDKPHAEPEQGGVGWTVSPPHGIAELTPPRDLRQRLTQLPQNYLQHGRVLERLKLATTTATGNTQLRLAREGKGINNTTWPEAHYLGPLHPVLDWASDRALTALGRNQVFAIRGDVDAPTVLLMGTLSNKRGQLISRVFSTAEFPNPANPNFCMVEAIEDISFLTAQTGLKPGSSNPGPIADAESYQALIPVAVEHASREMRRILDAQEKLTNERLAQWRRRAERWHAEAHQLELFGAQRSKVGRLGQRINEEQRLADLLAPTQQLVRPLLVIVPSTTPVARKEL from the coding sequence ATCCGCGACGAGGAGTGGCTGGTCACCTCCGCCGAGCAGGGCGCCGACGGCTGGCTGGTCCGGGTGCGCGGGCTGTCGGAGTTGGTCGCCGAGACCACCGCCGCGTTCTACTCCAGCCTGGACGAGATCGAGGTTCAGGACCCCAAACAGGCGAAGGTCGTCCCGGACGGCTCATCGGGCTACCGCGACGCCCGGCTGTGGCTGGAGGCCCTGCTGCGAAAGACGCCGGTTCCGTACGGGGAGCAGTCCCTCACGGTCTCGACGCATATGCTCGCCGATGCGCTGGTCTATCAGCGGGCGGCGGTGACCAAGGCACTCGACCCGCAGCGCATCCGCCCCCGCATCCTGATCGCGGATGCCGTCGGCCTGGGCAAGACGCTGGAGATCGGCATGATCCTGTCCGAACTCGTACGTCGCGGCCGCGGTGAACGCATCCTGATCGTCACGCCCAAGCACGTCTTAGAGCAGATGCAGCACGAGCTGTGGTGCCGCTTCGCGCTGCCGTTCGTCCGCCTCGACTCGACCGGCATCCAGAAGGTCCGCCAGAAGCTGCCGGCCACCCGAAATCCGTTCACCTACTTCAAACGGGCCATCATCTCCATCGACACCCTCAAGAGCCCCCGCTACAAGGCACACCTGGAGCGCCAGCAGTGGGACGCCGTGGTTATCGACGAGTCGCACAACGTCACCAACGTCGGTGCGCAGAGGTCCGAGGTCGCCCGGGTGCTGGCACCGAACACCGAGGCGTTGATCCTGGCCTCGGCCACCCCGCACAACGGCAAGAACGAATCGTTCGCCGAACTGCTACGGCTACTGGACCCGACGGCGGTCCATCCCGACGGCAGTTTCACCAAGGAGGACGTCGAACCACTCCTCATCCGTCGCCACCGCTACAGCCCCGACGTGGCAGCCGAGGTCGGCGGCGACTGGGCCGAGCGCGCCGAGCCGGTGCACCTGCTGGTCAAACCGTCTGCCGCGGAGGACGCGGTCGCCTCCGAGCTGTCGCAGACATGGCTGCACCCCGCATCAGGCAGCTCGCCGTACTCCGGTGACACCAAGGCGCTGTTCGGGTGGACCCTGGCGAAGGCGTTCCTGTCGTCCCCGGCGGCGCTGGCCGAGTCGATCAGGCAGCGCCGCGCCAAACTGGACGACAAGGTGCCCGCCCAGCGCGCGGAGATCACGGCGCTCGACAGGCTCGCCGAACTCAACGAGGCCGCACTGACTGAGCGGGCCGGTAAGTTCGCCGCACTGGTCGACCGTCTCAAGCAGATCGGTGTCGGTAAGGGCTCCGAGATGCGCGCGGTGGTGTTCGCCGAGCGCGTCGCCACCCTGACCTGGCTCCGAGAGCATCTGCCCGCGGCGCTCGGGTTGAAGGACGAGAACATCGCCATGCTGCACGGCGGTCTCTCCGACGTCGAGCAGCAGGAGATCGTCGACGACTTCAAGATCGAGACCTCGTCCATCCGGGTCCTGGTCACCGGCGACGTCGCCTCCGAAGGTGTGAACCTGCACGCTCAGTGCCATCACCTGATCCATTACGACATCCCGTGGAGCCTGATCCGCATCGAGCAGCGCAACGGCCGCATCGACCGCTACGGGCAGAAGCACCCGCCGGTGATCTCCTCGCTGATCCTCGAACCCTCCGATCCGGAGTTCTCCGGCGACCTGCGGGTGCTGTCGCGGCTGTTGGAGCGGGAGAACCAGGCGCACGAGACGCTCGGCGACGTGGCCTCGTTGATGGGCAAGCACAGCGTTTCCGAAGAGGAGGACGCGATCCGCGACGTGCTCGCCAAGGGCGCTGACTTCAATAAGACGGTCCGCACCGCCGACGAGGTCGCAGCGGACGACGATCTGGACGCGTTCTTCGCCGAGTTCGACACCACCGAGGAGACGACGCCGCCGCTGCCTCCCTCCCCACGGCAGAGTCTCTACCCCGACGACCTCACCTTCCTCGACGAGGCACTACACGCGGCCTTCCACGACAAACCTCACGCGGAACCTGAACAGGGCGGCGTGGGTTGGACGGTCAGCCCCCCGCACGGCATCGCTGAACTGACCCCGCCGCGCGATCTGCGCCAACGGCTGACGCAGCTCCCACAGAACTATCTGCAACACGGCCGGGTGCTTGAACGCCTCAAGCTCGCCACAACCACGGCCACGGGCAACACCCAACTGCGACTCGCGCGAGAAGGCAAGGGCATCAACAACACCACCTGGCCGGAGGCGCACTATCTCGGACCGCTGCACCCCGTCCTGGACTGGGCCAGTGACCGCGCTCTGACGGCGCTCGGCCGGAACCAGGTCTTCGCCATCCGCGGCGACGTCGACGCCCCGACCGTGCTGCTGATGGGAACGCTGAGTAATAAACGCGGACAACTGATCTCACGGGTTTTCTCCACCGCTGAGTTCCCCAACCCGGCGAATCCGAACTTCTGCATGGTGGAGGCCATCGAGGACATCAGCTTTCTCACCGCGCAGACCGGCCTCAAGCCCGGCTCATCCAATCCGGGGCCCATCGCCGACGCCGAGAGTTACCAGGCATTGATCCCGGTCGCCGTCGAGCACGCCAGCCGTGAGATGCGCCGAATCCTCGACGCCCAGGAAAAGCTCACCAACGAACGCCTGGCGCAGTGGCGCCGGCGCGCTGAACGCTGGCACGCCGAAGCGCATCAGCTGGAACTGTTCGGCGCGCAACGTTCGAAGGTCGGCAGGCTCGGACAGCGCATCAACGAGGAGCAACGCCTGGCCGACCTGTTGGCGCCGACCCAGCAGCTGGTGCGTCCGCTCCTGGTGATCGTTCCCAGCACCACTCCTGTCGCCCGAAAGGAACTCTGA